Proteins found in one Lutimonas zeaxanthinifaciens genomic segment:
- a CDS encoding glucosamine inositolphosphorylceramide transferase family protein — protein sequence MKTSIKIDILLDSDNIQFWIFCLLKKIHLSNQLDLNIIYINNENSKNNFGKHANDSIIINLLNLAYLKVEDYLFSIQPDALKTIEIDEYFKNHIKYCDLKNKINNDLIKGTNGKPDLVLNLSTISLDQNPYTLPKFGIWFYTIGSYSAETVSEFSVMEVLKKIKQTRLQVNVIKNFSSKTECIYESFSSTDDISIKRNNNKLMWKVCGVIMRKLNNLQKEQIKSLKTEFHSSENYLPDKSRNFKTLPSELDYINSLFKNYLRSFQNYVYNKKFVNQWFLLFQFECLNLSPKIFNQYIRIIPPEDRFWADPFVIKKFDTYYVFVEELIFSENIGYIVLIEIDQYGNYSQPKTILKKDYHLSYPFLIEDNDELYMIPESSEKNRIEIYHCTDFPLEWKLKKVLFKEIKAVDTTIFKHNNVYWLFCNISEMKGAPIIDDLFLYYSDSLLSAKWIEHPSNPIVSNSKNSRSAGAVFKKENRIFRPSQNCTNHYGYGIEIMEIINLTKTEYKEINFQSIRPTDLGKNCISTHTINHNSGMTILDAQIKRKRLTKN from the coding sequence ATGAAAACATCCATTAAAATTGATATTCTTTTGGACTCAGACAATATTCAATTTTGGATATTTTGCTTATTGAAGAAGATTCATTTGTCGAATCAACTAGACTTAAACATAATTTACATAAACAATGAAAATTCTAAAAATAATTTCGGAAAGCATGCAAACGATTCAATAATTATAAATCTTCTAAATTTGGCTTATCTAAAGGTTGAGGATTATTTATTTTCAATTCAACCCGATGCCTTAAAAACCATTGAAATAGATGAATATTTTAAAAATCACATAAAATATTGTGATTTGAAAAATAAAATTAATAATGATCTCATAAAAGGTACAAATGGAAAACCTGATTTAGTTCTAAACCTAAGTACAATATCTCTGGATCAAAATCCATATACTCTGCCCAAGTTCGGAATATGGTTTTACACTATTGGGTCATACTCTGCGGAAACAGTATCTGAATTTAGTGTCATGGAGGTCTTAAAAAAAATTAAGCAAACAAGACTCCAAGTTAATGTCATAAAAAATTTTAGCTCAAAAACTGAATGTATTTACGAATCTTTTTCATCCACAGATGATATTAGCATAAAGAGGAATAATAACAAACTTATGTGGAAAGTCTGTGGCGTTATTATGAGGAAATTGAACAATCTCCAAAAGGAGCAAATTAAGTCGTTAAAAACTGAGTTCCATTCTTCGGAAAACTATCTTCCTGATAAAAGTAGAAATTTCAAAACTCTTCCCTCAGAATTAGACTACATTAACTCCTTATTCAAAAACTATTTAAGAAGCTTTCAAAATTATGTTTACAATAAAAAATTTGTTAATCAGTGGTTTCTTCTTTTTCAATTTGAATGTTTGAATCTTTCACCAAAAATATTCAATCAATATATTCGGATAATCCCTCCTGAGGACAGGTTTTGGGCAGATCCTTTTGTCATTAAAAAATTTGATACTTATTATGTATTTGTAGAGGAATTGATCTTTTCTGAAAATATAGGTTATATTGTTCTAATTGAAATTGATCAATATGGTAATTATTCCCAACCTAAAACAATTTTGAAAAAAGATTATCATTTGTCTTATCCTTTTCTGATAGAGGATAATGATGAATTATATATGATTCCTGAGTCGTCAGAAAAAAACCGTATAGAGATCTATCATTGTACAGACTTCCCTTTGGAATGGAAACTAAAAAAGGTTCTTTTTAAAGAAATCAAAGCCGTTGATACGACAATATTCAAACATAATAATGTCTATTGGTTATTTTGCAATATTTCAGAAATGAAAGGAGCTCCAATAATAGATGATCTTTTCCTTTATTATTCTGACTCTTTATTGTCTGCAAAATGGATTGAACATCCTTCAAATCCAATAGTTTCAAATTCAAAAAATTCAAGGTCAGCTGGAGCAGTTTTTAAAAAAGAAAATAGAATTTTCAGACCTTCACAAAACTGTACCAATCATTATGGTTACGGCATTGAAATAATGGAAATTATAAATCTAACTAAAACAGAATACAAGGAAATAAATTTTCAATCGATTAGACCAACCGACTTAGGAAAAAACTGCATATCAACACATACAATTAATCATAATTCAGGGATGACAATTTTAGACGCTCAAATCAAAAGAAAAAGATTAACCAAAAATTAA
- a CDS encoding PIG-L family deacetylase, whose amino-acid sequence MTRRLTLFVVAVFTFLSAFSQAPRKPGSSEIYEDIKKLNFLGSVLYLAAHPDDENTRLISYFANNVHARTAYLSITRGDGGQNLIGPEIRELLGVIRTNELLKARQTDGGEQFFTRANDFGYSKHPDETLRLWNKEEVLKDVVKVIREFQPDLIINRFDAESAGRTHGHHTSSAILSLEAFDLAADTNYESYGLNAWKTQRVFFNTHWWFYGSREKFEEVDKSEMIAFDTGVYYPTLGLSNSEISSLSRSMHKSQGFGSTGTRGEEMEYIELLKGQIPVDRQNVFEGVDTSWSRVKGGEEIKVLLQKVQNEYDFSDPSKSIPDLIKAYEMIGSLEDSHWKTQKLPQIKDLIAACSGLYLEAVASQEYATKNQIVNLELEAVNRSSQPMILRSVTLLPQDNKVDLKIDLKNNMSYERQIEISIGDNAELTSPYWLEERGGLGMYEVKDTINIGRPLAFRSHQVVFQLEIEGVAIDYTRPVVFKYNDPVKGEVYQPFEILPDLVSGIASKVIIFSDGAAKEIPVLLKSFRDDVKGTVELEAPEGWEVSPQKKEFKIEKKGEDLTLNFTVRPSSEQSQGFIKPVISVNGKKFTKSLVEINYDHIPKQSVLLPSESKVVRLNILKKGQLIGYVKGAGDEVPKYLKQIGYSITEISPEQISERSLDKFDAVIMGIRAYNTVPELEAKQKHILDYVKNGGNLIVQYNTSHNLVVKENLAPYSLTLSRDRITDETAEVTFLNKGHEVLNYPNTIKKEDFDGWVQERGLYFPNQWSEEFTPVLSFKENGDDAMNGSLLVAKYGKGHYIYTGLSFFRELPAGVPGAYKLFANMISVGKNDLEQEIKE is encoded by the coding sequence ATGACAAGACGATTAACTTTATTTGTAGTTGCAGTTTTTACCTTTCTTAGTGCATTTTCTCAAGCGCCGAGAAAACCCGGATCTTCGGAAATTTATGAAGATATTAAAAAACTAAACTTTTTGGGATCTGTACTGTATCTCGCCGCTCACCCGGATGATGAAAATACAAGGTTGATCTCCTATTTTGCAAATAATGTACATGCAAGAACCGCCTATTTATCGATTACGAGAGGAGATGGAGGTCAAAACCTGATCGGCCCGGAAATCAGGGAGTTGTTAGGGGTCATTCGAACAAATGAGTTATTAAAGGCCAGACAAACAGACGGAGGTGAGCAGTTTTTTACTCGTGCCAATGATTTTGGTTATTCAAAACACCCTGATGAAACTTTGAGGTTATGGAATAAAGAAGAAGTCCTGAAAGATGTTGTAAAGGTGATCAGAGAATTTCAGCCCGACCTGATCATTAACAGGTTTGATGCAGAATCGGCGGGAAGGACTCATGGCCATCACACCTCATCTGCCATTCTGAGTCTAGAAGCATTTGACTTAGCCGCTGATACCAATTATGAGTCCTACGGTTTAAATGCCTGGAAAACTCAAAGGGTTTTTTTTAATACCCATTGGTGGTTTTACGGGAGCAGGGAGAAATTTGAAGAAGTTGATAAATCAGAAATGATTGCTTTTGATACTGGGGTTTATTATCCTACCCTGGGATTATCCAATTCCGAAATATCTTCTTTGAGCAGGAGCATGCATAAGTCCCAGGGCTTTGGAAGTACAGGAACCCGAGGTGAGGAAATGGAATATATTGAGCTGCTTAAAGGTCAAATTCCAGTTGACAGACAAAATGTATTTGAGGGTGTGGATACAAGCTGGTCAAGAGTTAAGGGTGGGGAGGAGATCAAAGTTTTGCTCCAAAAGGTTCAAAATGAATACGATTTTTCAGATCCTTCCAAAAGTATCCCTGATTTGATCAAAGCATATGAGATGATAGGATCACTCGAAGATAGTCATTGGAAAACCCAGAAGTTACCTCAGATAAAAGATTTAATAGCTGCTTGCTCAGGACTTTATCTGGAAGCGGTTGCTTCTCAGGAATATGCAACAAAGAATCAGATTGTAAATTTGGAACTTGAAGCTGTAAACAGAAGTTCCCAACCCATGATATTACGTTCAGTGACCTTGTTGCCCCAGGATAACAAAGTGGATCTGAAAATCGATTTAAAGAATAATATGTCTTATGAAAGACAGATTGAAATAAGCATAGGAGATAATGCAGAATTGACATCTCCTTATTGGCTCGAAGAACGAGGAGGCCTTGGGATGTATGAGGTGAAGGATACGATCAATATAGGAAGGCCATTAGCTTTTAGATCGCATCAGGTTGTTTTTCAGCTAGAAATTGAAGGCGTAGCCATCGATTATACGAGACCTGTGGTATTTAAGTACAATGACCCGGTTAAAGGTGAAGTTTATCAGCCTTTCGAAATACTTCCGGATCTGGTTTCAGGCATTGCTTCAAAAGTGATTATCTTTAGTGATGGAGCTGCTAAGGAGATACCGGTTCTTCTTAAATCCTTTAGAGACGATGTAAAAGGAACAGTTGAACTTGAGGCACCCGAAGGGTGGGAGGTAAGCCCCCAAAAGAAAGAATTCAAAATCGAGAAAAAGGGAGAGGATTTGACGTTGAACTTCACAGTAAGGCCCAGTTCAGAACAGAGCCAGGGATTTATCAAACCCGTCATTAGTGTGAACGGTAAAAAATTCACAAAATCTCTTGTAGAAATAAACTATGACCATATTCCTAAACAGTCAGTTCTGTTGCCCTCTGAGTCAAAAGTTGTTCGATTGAACATTCTTAAAAAAGGACAGTTGATCGGATATGTAAAAGGAGCAGGAGATGAAGTTCCAAAATATTTGAAGCAGATTGGATATTCGATAACTGAAATTTCGCCTGAACAGATCTCAGAAAGGTCCTTAGATAAATTTGACGCTGTAATCATGGGGATTAGGGCTTATAATACCGTTCCGGAACTTGAAGCAAAACAAAAACACATTCTGGACTATGTCAAAAATGGGGGTAACTTGATCGTTCAATACAATACGAGCCATAATCTTGTTGTAAAGGAAAACCTGGCACCCTATTCGCTTACACTTTCAAGAGATCGCATCACTGATGAAACGGCAGAGGTGACTTTTCTCAATAAAGGCCACGAAGTGTTAAATTACCCGAATACCATAAAAAAGGAAGACTTTGACGGTTGGGTACAGGAAAGAGGCCTGTATTTTCCAAATCAATGGTCAGAAGAATTTACACCTGTCCTTTCTTTTAAAGAAAATGGGGATGATGCAATGAATGGGAGCCTTTTGGTTGCAAAGTACGGCAAAGGGCATTATATTTATACAGGGCTTTCATTCTTTCGGGAGTTGCCTGCTGGCGTGCCGGGAGCTTATAAATTGTTTGCCAATATGATATCTGTTGGTAAAAATGACCTGGAGCAGGAGATTAAAGAATAG
- the dnaN gene encoding DNA polymerase III subunit beta, translated as MKFIVSSSQLLKQLQILGGVINTNNTLPILDNFLFELTDDQLRISASDLETTMSTSIEVESDAPGAIAVPAKLLLDILKTFPEQPLTFKVEDNNTIEISSDSGKYALAYADGEEFPKAVELETPSSTTLKANVLAAGISKTIFASGNDDLRPVMSGVFFQLSPENLIFVATDAHKLVKYIRKDVSASEVAEFIMPKKPLTLLKNILSGNDEDVVIEYNDTNAKFSFGNSTLICRLIDGKYPNYEAVIPKENPNKLTLDRNSFYNSVRRVSIFSSKTTHQIRLRMAGTELKISAEDLDFSNKADERLICSYEGDDMQIGFNSRFLLEMLNHLNSNDILLEMSLPNRAGILTPIDGLEEGEEITMLVMPVMLSN; from the coding sequence ATGAAGTTTATAGTTTCCAGCTCTCAGTTATTGAAACAATTACAAATTTTAGGCGGTGTCATTAACACCAATAACACACTACCTATTCTGGATAATTTTCTATTTGAGTTAACGGATGATCAATTGCGAATATCTGCTTCTGATCTTGAAACGACTATGAGCACCTCCATAGAAGTGGAATCGGATGCCCCGGGCGCCATAGCCGTGCCGGCAAAACTTCTTTTGGATATTTTAAAAACCTTTCCGGAACAACCCTTGACCTTCAAAGTAGAGGATAACAATACCATTGAGATCAGTTCTGATAGTGGGAAATATGCTTTGGCATATGCTGACGGTGAAGAATTTCCAAAGGCGGTGGAGCTAGAAACTCCAAGTAGCACCACATTAAAAGCGAATGTCCTTGCTGCAGGTATTTCGAAAACTATTTTTGCTTCCGGGAACGATGATCTCAGGCCGGTTATGAGTGGTGTATTTTTCCAGCTAAGCCCGGAAAACCTGATTTTTGTAGCAACGGACGCACATAAGCTTGTCAAATATATCCGAAAGGATGTTAGCGCCAGTGAAGTGGCTGAGTTTATCATGCCTAAAAAACCATTAACCTTATTAAAAAATATCCTGTCAGGAAATGACGAGGATGTCGTGATCGAATACAATGATACGAATGCAAAATTTTCTTTCGGAAACAGCACCTTGATCTGCAGGCTTATAGACGGTAAATACCCCAATTACGAAGCTGTAATTCCAAAAGAAAACCCGAATAAACTAACCCTGGATAGAAATTCTTTTTACAATTCGGTGAGACGCGTGTCTATTTTCTCAAGTAAAACGACGCATCAGATCCGACTTCGTATGGCTGGAACTGAACTGAAGATCTCGGCTGAAGATCTTGATTTTTCCAATAAAGCAGATGAAAGACTCATCTGTAGTTATGAGGGAGATGATATGCAAATAGGATTTAATTCAAGATTTTTATTGGAAATGCTGAATCATTTGAATTCTAATGATATTCTTTTGGAGATGTCTTTACCAAACAGAGCGGGTATTCTAACACCAATTGACGGGTTGGAGGAAGGAGAAGAAATTACCATGCTGGTAATGCCTGTTATGCTAAGTAATTAG
- a CDS encoding choice-of-anchor D domain-containing protein translates to MKRNLLSFMFLLGTLALFSQETITMTSTSSSASWQIDRVTYSGTTLDWEAVNGAIGTVTATENRPQLNFSDNLLNEVIDITITSDDLSSLTQLDLFYDVNDGGSQITNLNISEATNLTTLAARASNLSILDVSSNINLQRLFVTGNRQLDGENLNISSNTGLTGLWIYGSGIVSVDISNNTLLNDLRLYDARLTTSVLDNILIDLDSHGLSNGNLQIANQTTGETISSSALTAYNSLLSKGWSIDVDPPTVDPPAETISMTTTSNSSTWQIDRVTYVGSGLEWEATNSAIGTLNPPGNQPVFDFSDNVSNELINVIISSTELSGLTQLDLFYDLGDGGSQITSVDLSNASELSILYARNSSLNSLDVSSNTNLTRLYVTGNRQLDNQSLSVSSNTQLDRLWIYNSGINSVDISANTLLTDVRMANARLTTSVLDQILIDLDNHGLSNGIIEISNQTTGETLSVASLEAYFSLLSKGWSIDVDPPTVDPPAETISMTTTSNSSTWQIDRVTYVGSGLEWEATNSAIGTLNPPGNQPVFDFSDNVSNELINIIISSTELSGLTQLDLFYDLGDGGSQITSVDLSNASELSILYARNSSLNSLDVSSNTNLTRLYVTGNRQLDNQSLSVSSNTQLDRLWIYNSGINSVDISANTLLTDVRMANARLTTSVLDQILIDLDNHGLSNGIIEISNQTTGDELSFNSLVAYESLISKGWTIDVDAPAPAPGAEINIVNNGVSIPNGNTPDISDGTDFGQVEIGSPISQIFEIQNIGDLDLTINFAATTGTYFTQDPQFIFGEIISSGSSTSIEVTYTPLTSGIQTGTITINNTDPDESNYVINLSAEGVEAINDGIIDVQGGSPLTSIPGDLTNTPSFLDGTDFEEVEIGSSQINTFTIFNNGTTDLDISTIQIVPVDGFELVGTPFPVTLAPGGSTTFDVEFTPSQIGNSVAIVQISNSDPNLELFQFLISGDGVENIISGDIMITQYYEGTTESKWIEVVNRSESSIPAGTYVLALYNESAIANIDNLAPSEFESIPELAPGELVLFSNLAASLPLQANLGVPADEIIRTDVCNFDGNDVILISTTSDESCYANREDIMGTVPASSWGANLAWIRGGNSNEIPEVDFNINNWIELSPSGDVDVATGTTNVILGNQITGGTIWNGSWTNVAPDRTRNASIAAGYSATNGNVEAYNLTIEAGSDLNFNGGTTNSVVVYSDLTIEGSFIIGDQESLVMFDNNASIIGNITKLESSTFRNDIYDITYWSSPITNASIETVFTGVDPDRIWYYDQSQSTESEPPLDYEDPTSTYWNTWVVATGLMTPGFGYAAEGPLQTGTHDISFTGTPNNGLIQFDIYELPDDDIGNDYSLIGNPYPSAIDIRTFLITNSSIIWPEIYLWTHTTPLDGWDFVETDYAVRNISGGVGVAPGEDPTENIGSSQGFFVRGLEGGSGLLSFTNGMRMIDANDQFFKTSTSKSKAIAAKNDEMDRVWLNLTSNQGGFNQIMIAFTNMATDEGVEPGYDSRPFSESKPLLLYSTIAGEKYTIQSLGSFTQNESKVKIGFDANVAPRVLSIGIEKSEGKLSNSPIYLVDNVLKVTHDLQLSDYSFDQNETGEFKERFTLVFTDVDINGPSDIELSNDLKISNRVDELKIDSNVEVENIKVYDIFGRLLQEKNPNNKSFTIGTELIKSGTVLILESKLENGSIVRKKTIRY, encoded by the coding sequence ATGAAAAGAAATTTACTTTCGTTTATGTTCCTTTTAGGTACACTTGCGTTGTTTAGTCAAGAGACCATAACAATGACCTCAACTTCAAGTAGTGCTTCATGGCAAATAGATAGAGTCACGTATTCTGGGACTACTCTTGATTGGGAGGCTGTCAATGGTGCCATAGGAACAGTAACAGCGACCGAAAACAGACCTCAATTAAATTTTTCAGATAATCTTCTTAATGAAGTTATTGATATTACAATCACCAGCGATGACTTATCCAGCCTGACTCAGCTCGATTTATTTTATGATGTTAACGATGGAGGTTCCCAAATTACTAACTTGAATATTTCAGAAGCTACGAATTTAACTACGCTTGCGGCTAGAGCTTCCAACTTGTCAATTTTGGATGTTTCTTCTAATATTAATCTTCAAAGATTATTTGTAACTGGTAATAGACAACTTGATGGCGAAAATTTGAATATATCGAGTAATACTGGTTTGACTGGATTGTGGATTTATGGATCGGGAATTGTTTCAGTAGATATTTCAAATAATACCTTACTTAATGACCTTAGATTATACGATGCGAGATTGACTACATCGGTTTTAGATAATATTCTTATTGATTTAGATAGTCACGGACTTTCTAACGGGAATTTACAGATTGCAAATCAAACGACTGGAGAAACGATCTCTTCTTCGGCACTCACCGCATATAATAGTTTGTTGAGTAAAGGATGGTCCATAGATGTGGACCCTCCAACTGTTGATCCACCAGCTGAGACAATATCGATGACGACGACTTCAAATAGTTCTACTTGGCAGATTGACAGAGTTACTTATGTTGGTTCAGGTTTGGAATGGGAAGCTACCAATAGTGCAATCGGGACATTGAATCCTCCAGGAAATCAACCTGTATTTGATTTTTCAGATAATGTTTCAAATGAATTGATCAATGTCATTATTTCAAGTACAGAATTATCAGGTCTGACTCAGTTAGATTTATTTTATGATCTTGGAGACGGAGGTTCTCAAATTACTTCTGTTGATTTATCGAATGCTTCTGAATTGAGTATTTTATATGCAAGAAATTCGTCTTTAAATTCATTAGATGTTTCTTCTAATACAAACTTAACCCGTTTATATGTAACTGGAAATAGGCAGTTAGATAATCAGAGTTTGTCAGTTTCTTCCAATACGCAACTTGATCGCTTATGGATTTATAATTCAGGGATTAATTCTGTAGATATATCAGCAAACACTTTATTAACTGATGTGCGAATGGCTAATGCACGCTTGACGACATCAGTTTTGGATCAAATATTAATTGATTTAGATAATCACGGATTGTCTAATGGAATTATTGAAATCTCAAATCAAACGACTGGAGAAACATTGAGTGTTGCTTCATTAGAGGCATATTTTAGTTTGTTGAGTAAAGGATGGTCTATAGATGTGGACCCTCCAACTGTTGATCCACCAGCTGAGACAATATCGATGACGACGACTTCAAATAGTTCTACTTGGCAGATTGACAGAGTTACTTATGTTGGTTCAGGTTTGGAATGGGAAGCTACCAATAGTGCAATCGGGACATTGAATCCTCCAGGAAATCAACCTGTATTTGATTTTTCGGATAATGTTTCAAATGAATTGATCAATATCATTATTTCAAGTACAGAATTATCAGGTCTGACTCAGTTAGATTTATTTTATGATCTTGGAGACGGAGGTTCTCAAATTACTTCTGTTGATTTATCGAATGCTTCTGAATTGAGTATTTTATATGCAAGAAATTCGTCTTTAAATTCATTAGATGTTTCTTCTAATACAAACTTAACCCGTTTATATGTAACTGGAAATAGGCAGTTAGATAATCAGAGTTTGTCAGTTTCTTCCAATACGCAACTTGATCGCTTATGGATTTATAATTCAGGGATTAATTCTGTAGATATATCAGCAAACACTTTATTAACTGATGTGCGAATGGCTAATGCACGCTTGACGACATCAGTTTTGGATCAAATATTAATTGATTTAGATAATCACGGATTGTCTAATGGAATTATTGAAATTTCAAATCAAACGACTGGAGATGAATTGAGTTTCAATTCTTTGGTAGCATATGAAAGTTTAATTTCAAAGGGATGGACAATCGATGTGGATGCGCCAGCACCTGCTCCGGGAGCAGAAATCAATATAGTAAATAACGGAGTCTCGATACCAAATGGAAATACCCCTGATATATCTGACGGAACTGATTTTGGTCAGGTTGAAATTGGATCTCCAATATCCCAAATATTTGAAATTCAGAATATTGGAGATTTGGATTTAACTATTAATTTTGCAGCTACAACTGGAACATATTTCACGCAAGATCCTCAGTTTATTTTTGGGGAAATAATTTCTTCGGGTTCTTCAACTTCGATTGAAGTAACTTATACACCGCTAACATCTGGAATTCAAACAGGTACCATAACCATTAACAATACGGATCCTGATGAAAGTAATTACGTGATTAATTTAAGTGCGGAAGGAGTGGAGGCAATTAATGATGGGATTATAGATGTTCAAGGAGGTTCACCTCTTACTTCGATTCCTGGTGATTTGACGAATACTCCATCATTTTTAGATGGTACTGATTTTGAAGAAGTTGAGATAGGATCGTCTCAAATTAATACGTTTACAATTTTTAACAATGGTACAACTGATTTAGACATTTCAACTATTCAAATTGTACCAGTAGATGGTTTTGAATTAGTAGGAACACCTTTCCCAGTAACGCTAGCCCCAGGAGGATCAACAACATTTGATGTTGAATTTACGCCGAGTCAAATTGGAAACTCGGTTGCGATAGTTCAAATCTCTAATTCGGATCCAAATCTGGAATTATTTCAGTTTTTAATAAGTGGAGATGGAGTTGAAAATATTATATCTGGAGATATTATGATTACTCAGTATTATGAAGGAACCACTGAAAGTAAATGGATAGAGGTAGTTAATAGGTCTGAGTCATCGATCCCCGCAGGCACCTATGTTTTAGCATTATACAATGAGAGTGCGATTGCCAATATTGATAATTTGGCACCCTCGGAGTTTGAATCTATACCGGAATTAGCGCCAGGCGAATTAGTATTATTTAGCAATTTAGCGGCTTCTTTACCTTTGCAGGCTAATCTTGGGGTACCGGCGGATGAAATTATCAGAACAGATGTTTGTAATTTTGATGGGAATGATGTGATTTTGATTTCAACAACATCCGATGAATCCTGTTATGCAAATAGGGAGGATATTATGGGTACCGTACCTGCATCAAGCTGGGGTGCAAATCTAGCTTGGATCCGAGGAGGTAATTCAAATGAAATTCCTGAAGTAGATTTTAACATTAATAATTGGATTGAATTATCACCAAGTGGTGACGTTGATGTTGCAACAGGAACGACGAATGTTATTTTAGGAAATCAGATTACCGGTGGAACAATTTGGAATGGTTCATGGACGAATGTTGCCCCTGATAGGACAAGAAATGCAAGTATTGCGGCAGGATATTCTGCAACTAATGGTAACGTCGAGGCGTATAACTTAACAATTGAAGCTGGTAGTGATTTGAATTTTAATGGAGGGACTACAAATAGTGTTGTTGTTTATTCAGACTTGACCATCGAAGGATCATTTATAATTGGAGATCAGGAATCACTAGTTATGTTTGATAATAACGCGTCAATAATCGGGAATATTACTAAACTCGAAAGTTCCACTTTCAGAAACGATATCTATGATATTACATATTGGTCATCGCCAATTACCAATGCGAGCATAGAAACTGTATTTACTGGTGTAGACCCTGATAGAATTTGGTATTATGATCAGTCTCAATCTACAGAATCAGAACCTCCATTAGATTATGAAGATCCTACTTCAACATATTGGAATACCTGGGTCGTTGCCACAGGCTTGATGACTCCTGGATTTGGTTATGCTGCTGAAGGTCCTTTACAGACTGGAACTCATGATATTTCTTTCACAGGAACGCCTAATAATGGATTAATACAGTTTGATATTTATGAGTTGCCGGATGATGATATAGGAAACGATTACAGTTTAATAGGTAATCCTTATCCATCGGCAATTGACATCAGAACATTTTTAATTACAAATAGTTCCATTATTTGGCCGGAAATTTACTTGTGGACACATACAACTCCATTAGATGGTTGGGATTTCGTAGAAACTGATTATGCGGTAAGAAATATTTCTGGTGGTGTTGGAGTAGCCCCAGGTGAGGATCCAACAGAAAATATTGGCTCGAGTCAAGGTTTTTTTGTAAGAGGTCTTGAGGGTGGTTCTGGCTTGCTTTCATTTACAAATGGAATGAGAATGATAGATGCTAATGATCAGTTCTTTAAAACATCGACTAGCAAATCAAAAGCTATAGCTGCGAAAAATGATGAAATGGATCGTGTTTGGTTGAATTTGACATCAAATCAGGGTGGATTTAATCAGATTATGATTGCATTTACAAATATGGCTACAGATGAAGGTGTGGAACCTGGGTATGATTCGAGACCATTTAGTGAATCAAAACCCCTCTTATTGTATTCAACAATTGCGGGTGAGAAATATACCATTCAATCCCTTGGATCGTTTACTCAAAACGAATCTAAAGTGAAAATAGGTTTTGATGCAAATGTGGCGCCAAGAGTATTATCAATTGGAATAGAAAAGAGTGAAGGTAAATTATCTAACTCACCAATTTACTTGGTGGATAATGTGTTAAAAGTAACTCATGATTTACAATTATCAGATTATAGTTTTGATCAAAATGAAACAGGTGAGTTTAAAGAAAGATTTACTTTAGTATTCACTGATGTCGATATTAATGGACCTAGTGATATTGAATTGAGTAACGATTTGAAAATTTCTAACAGAGTTGATGAGTTGAAAATTGATTCAAATGTAGAAGTTGAAAATATTAAAGTTTATGATATTTTCGGAAGGCTTCTTCAGGAAAAGAATCCTAATAATAAATCGTTTACGATTGGTACCGAATTAATTAAATCAGGTACAGTTTTGATTTTAGAATCTAAATTGGAAAATGGATCAATTGTTAGAAAGAAAACAATACGTTACTAG